One window of the Mycobacterium haemophilum DSM 44634 genome contains the following:
- a CDS encoding chorismate--pyruvate lyase family protein produces the protein MTNRALSKEEIRKLDRDLRILVATNGTLTRILNVVSNEEIVVEIINQQILDAAPKIPELEHSEIGRVLQRDILLKGRKSGTPFVAAESLIAIDLLPPAITTCLTKTYRPIGEVMAASCIETYKEDAKVWMGDLPCWIADGGYQNSPKRAVGRRYRLIAGGQPVIITTEYFLRSVFQDAPREEPDRCRHSNDIDTRSGDRFVLHSRVLRSF, from the coding sequence ATGACCAACCGCGCTCTGTCTAAGGAAGAAATCCGAAAGCTCGATCGCGACCTTCGGATACTTGTCGCAACGAATGGCACCCTCACGCGTATTCTCAACGTAGTGTCTAACGAAGAGATCGTCGTCGAGATTATCAACCAGCAAATTCTCGATGCTGCGCCGAAAATACCTGAATTAGAGCATTCGGAAATTGGCCGGGTCCTTCAGCGTGATATCTTGCTTAAGGGCCGGAAATCGGGAACGCCGTTCGTCGCTGCGGAATCATTGATTGCCATTGATTTGTTGCCTCCCGCAATCACGACGTGCTTGACAAAGACGTACCGTCCCATCGGCGAGGTGATGGCGGCGAGTTGCATCGAGACCTATAAGGAGGACGCTAAGGTCTGGATGGGGGATTTGCCGTGTTGGATCGCGGATGGCGGGTATCAGAATTCGCCAAAGAGAGCTGTCGGCCGCCGGTATCGACTCATCGCCGGAGGTCAACCGGTCATTATTACCACCGAATATTTTCTTCGAAGTGTATTCCAAGACGCTCCGCGTGAAGAACCCGATCGTTGCCGGCATTCAAACGACATCGACACCAGGAGTGGAGATCGCTTTGTCCTTCATAGTCGAGTCCTCAGAAGTTTCTAG